From a single Sporosarcina oncorhynchi genomic region:
- a CDS encoding ABC transporter permease: protein MKKYVIKRILQSIPILFGITIMTFFIMQLAPGNPMETMINPKISPAEMQKMRDSLGLNEPLYVQYLTWIKEILQGNLGYTVKTGQPVAHLIMERLPATLLLTGCAFVMAFVIGIPLGVYSATHRYKLQDYVLTVFSFIGISIPSFFLGLGMIFFFALKLGWLPTSGMVSIGADYKGMALIIDYLKHVIMPATVLAMPTIAVVMRFTRSSMLEVLSQDYIRTADAKGLKKSVVYLKHALRNALIPVITIFGLSIPFLFGGAYITEYIFNWPGMGSLGIQSIVAREYPVIMALNLFTSILVMSGNLIADIMYAWADPRIRY from the coding sequence TTGAAAAAGTATGTGATAAAACGGATTCTTCAATCCATACCGATTCTGTTCGGGATAACCATCATGACGTTTTTCATCATGCAATTGGCTCCTGGTAACCCGATGGAAACAATGATTAATCCTAAAATATCACCAGCAGAAATGCAGAAGATGCGTGATAGTCTGGGTTTAAATGAACCTTTATATGTTCAATATCTGACATGGATAAAAGAAATCTTGCAAGGGAATCTGGGCTATACAGTTAAAACCGGTCAACCCGTAGCACACCTAATTATGGAAAGACTTCCTGCGACATTACTATTGACAGGGTGCGCTTTTGTAATGGCCTTTGTGATTGGCATTCCATTAGGCGTCTACTCGGCAACACATCGCTATAAGTTGCAAGACTATGTATTGACTGTCTTTTCTTTCATAGGGATTTCAATCCCATCATTCTTTCTGGGGTTGGGGATGATATTCTTCTTTGCTCTCAAATTGGGTTGGTTGCCGACTTCTGGAATGGTATCTATAGGCGCCGATTATAAAGGAATGGCTCTAATTATTGATTATTTAAAACACGTAATAATGCCTGCGACTGTCTTGGCAATGCCGACGATAGCAGTAGTCATGCGATTCACGAGATCCAGTATGTTAGAAGTTCTGAGTCAGGATTATATTCGGACGGCTGATGCCAAAGGGTTGAAAAAGAGTGTTGTATATTTGAAACACGCTTTGCGTAATGCGCTTATACCTGTAATCACCATTTTCGGATTATCAATTCCGTTCTTATTTGGCGGCGCTTATATTACGGAGTATATATTTAACTGGCCAGGTATGGGAAGTTTAGGAATTCAAAGTATAGTAGCACGTGAGTACCCGGTCATCATGGCGTTGAATCTGTTCACTTCGATTCTAGTTATGTCAGGTAATTTGATTGCTGATATTATGTACGCTTGGGCTGATCCAAGGATCCGTTACTAG
- the opp4C gene encoding oligopeptide ABC transporter permease, which translates to MTREIVADVPMEPGRKISDAGAWKRFKKNKLAVFGAVVLTILVVVALLAPVLAPYDPYISQTKADGTYNVHASPSGEHLLGTDSLGRDLLSRIMYGGRVSISVAFVAVLISTMTGVILGMISGYYGKWVDTVIMRITDIVICFPVLFLAISIATILKPSIFNVMIIIGLVSWTTMTRLVRGEVLRVRETEYVEAARAMGQNNPIIILKHILPNIMAPIVVQATLQTAEAILTESSLSFLGVGVQQPVPSWGNMLYEATSIMVLQFKPWVWAPAGFAILITILCINFVGDGLRDALDPKTKKD; encoded by the coding sequence ATGACACGTGAAATTGTTGCCGATGTCCCCATGGAACCAGGACGGAAAATATCGGATGCTGGAGCGTGGAAGCGATTTAAGAAAAATAAGTTAGCTGTATTTGGAGCTGTCGTTTTAACAATCTTAGTAGTAGTTGCCTTATTGGCCCCAGTACTAGCCCCATATGATCCGTATATATCGCAGACTAAAGCGGATGGTACTTATAATGTACACGCAAGTCCATCAGGAGAGCATTTGCTTGGAACCGATAGTCTTGGGCGTGATTTGTTAAGTCGGATTATGTATGGTGGCCGTGTTTCAATCAGTGTAGCATTTGTCGCAGTACTGATTTCTACAATGACAGGTGTTATTTTAGGGATGATATCAGGTTATTACGGTAAATGGGTTGACACTGTAATAATGCGAATTACAGATATCGTCATTTGTTTCCCTGTATTATTCTTGGCAATCTCTATTGCAACAATCTTAAAACCAAGTATTTTTAATGTGATGATAATCATCGGGTTAGTCAGTTGGACGACGATGACAAGACTTGTAAGGGGCGAAGTGTTAAGGGTAAGAGAAACAGAATACGTCGAAGCTGCAAGAGCAATGGGGCAAAACAATCCCATAATCATTTTAAAACATATTTTGCCGAATATTATGGCGCCGATTGTTGTTCAAGCAACCCTTCAAACGGCGGAAGCTATTTTGACAGAATCTTCTTTAAGTTTTTTAGGTGTAGGTGTTCAGCAGCCTGTACCAAGTTGGGGAAACATGCTCTATGAAGCAACGTCCATAATGGTTCTCCAGTTTAAACCATGGGTTTGGGCACCGGCGGGATTTGCTATTTTGATAACGATTTTATGCATTAACTTTGTTGGTGACGGTTTACGCGATGCACTGGATCCAAAAACAAAAAAAGATTAG
- a CDS encoding peptide-binding protein gives MKKMRSAVLLFFVLMLIAACSTPEDKTSTADGGNGDKETVKEGGSLTIAFNSEPGNLNPMIYATSSDTNVTHMIFDSLVIPDEELKMIGSLAESWIVSDDNKEYTFKLKEGVKWHDGEPFTAEDVAFTFTALAHPDYDGGAYWRVDPLVGAEAYKNGEADSIDGIEVVDETTIKFTTNDPFAPFLSGLFIGLLPKHILEDVSPGEWAKHESNRAPIGTGPFKFKKWETGQYIELEKNEEYFQGAPKLDKVFARFGDANTMLASFISKDVDITSVPVAETPSVSSLDYGELVTQNQLSVYYVGFNSKADHFGDKRVRQALAHAVDKQNIVTSILGEYGEVSEDVFPSSHWSHNPDVPVYGYDKAKAESLLEEAGYEKNSKGIFEKDGKPLTFTFEVPTGTKEREQSAVLLKQMWEQVGVIAEIRSLDFPTLVTKLLPKNEDGGQREVKSDDYSAYILGFGIEADPDEYRSYFGSAYQPPNGYNFVGYSDANVDELLEKQAREIDFEQRKQYIWEVGHKLAEDEIWIPLYEQNAPFVTNTRVQGFEPDFRGVTFNAKNWSVQ, from the coding sequence ATGAAAAAAATGAGATCAGCAGTTTTGTTGTTTTTTGTGTTAATGCTAATTGCCGCGTGTTCAACACCTGAGGATAAAACATCCACTGCTGACGGTGGCAATGGTGACAAGGAAACTGTCAAAGAAGGCGGAAGTTTGACGATTGCATTCAACAGCGAACCAGGAAACTTAAACCCTATGATTTATGCAACATCATCAGATACAAATGTTACGCATATGATTTTTGATTCTCTAGTGATACCAGATGAAGAACTGAAAATGATAGGTAGTCTGGCAGAGAGCTGGATAGTATCTGATGATAATAAAGAATATACGTTCAAGCTTAAAGAAGGCGTGAAATGGCATGACGGGGAACCATTCACAGCTGAAGATGTTGCTTTCACATTCACTGCATTAGCTCACCCTGACTACGATGGAGGCGCATATTGGCGTGTAGATCCATTGGTTGGAGCGGAAGCGTACAAAAATGGCGAGGCAGACTCCATAGATGGAATTGAAGTAGTTGATGAAACGACTATCAAGTTTACGACGAATGATCCATTTGCTCCGTTCCTATCAGGTCTATTCATCGGGTTATTACCAAAACATATATTAGAAGATGTAAGTCCGGGAGAATGGGCAAAGCATGAGTCAAACCGTGCGCCAATTGGAACAGGACCATTCAAATTCAAAAAGTGGGAAACAGGACAATATATTGAACTTGAAAAGAATGAAGAATATTTCCAAGGTGCGCCAAAACTAGATAAGGTGTTTGCACGCTTCGGTGATGCCAATACAATGCTTGCTTCATTTATTAGTAAAGATGTAGATATCACTTCTGTACCCGTTGCTGAAACACCTTCTGTTTCAAGTTTGGATTATGGTGAACTTGTGACACAGAATCAGTTAAGTGTCTATTACGTTGGATTCAATTCAAAAGCAGACCATTTTGGAGATAAGCGAGTACGACAAGCATTGGCGCATGCAGTCGATAAACAAAACATCGTTACTTCAATTCTGGGCGAATATGGTGAAGTCTCTGAAGATGTATTCCCTTCAAGTCACTGGTCGCATAATCCTGACGTGCCTGTTTATGGGTATGATAAAGCGAAAGCCGAATCATTGCTTGAAGAAGCCGGGTACGAAAAGAACTCGAAAGGTATTTTTGAAAAGGATGGAAAACCTTTAACCTTTACATTTGAAGTGCCAACAGGAACAAAAGAACGTGAACAATCAGCTGTGTTATTGAAACAAATGTGGGAACAAGTTGGTGTGATTGCTGAAATTCGCTCACTAGATTTCCCTACACTCGTTACAAAATTACTGCCTAAAAATGAAGATGGCGGACAACGTGAAGTGAAATCAGATGATTATTCGGCGTATATACTTGGATTCGGTATAGAAGCGGATCCAGATGAATATCGCAGTTACTTCGGTTCAGCTTATCAACCGCCAAATGGCTATAACTTTGTTGGATATTCCGATGCAAATGTTGATGAACTATTAGAGAAACAAGCTAGAGAGATTGATTTTGAACAAAGGAAACAGTACATCTGGGAAGTCGGACACAAACTTGCTGAAGACGAAATTTGGATCCCATTATACGAACAAAACGCTCCATTTGTTACAAATACACGTGTGCAAGGATTTGAACCTGACTTCCGCGGTGTAACATTCAACGCAAAAAACTGGTCTGTTCAGTAA
- a CDS encoding M24 family metallopeptidase gives MFDVKHSQLQNLMNEKQLDGVFIHSYENRRYFTGFTGSNGVYYYDGHEDYLWTDQRYTLQATEQAAFCTVEVANGPMDQFYASKLPERLKGRVGFESTEMSVSQFEGFKKMIPHVEWVPLQSEFLTIRARKSKEELSVIKKSIQASDQAFKQLLKNIHIGMTELDVRNELEYLMLKGGHEGPAFGTIVAFGERAALPHAVPTTRKLKENEYVLIDFGINYEGYMSDMTRTIAVGEIDNESSKVFELTLKALESSIKAVRPGVTGSQLDAIARDIFEEAGLEKYSLRGLGHGVGLQIHESPRIVQNGTDIVEEGMVFTIEPGIYIPNQVGVRIEDIVYVTEEGCDVLTTTPRRIELAI, from the coding sequence ATGTTTGATGTAAAACATAGCCAGCTTCAAAATCTAATGAATGAGAAACAATTGGACGGTGTATTTATCCATTCCTATGAAAATCGACGTTATTTTACCGGATTTACTGGAAGCAATGGCGTTTACTATTATGACGGTCATGAAGATTATTTGTGGACGGATCAACGCTACACACTTCAGGCAACAGAGCAAGCTGCATTTTGTACTGTTGAAGTGGCAAATGGGCCGATGGATCAGTTCTATGCATCTAAACTACCTGAAAGATTGAAAGGTCGGGTAGGTTTTGAGTCAACAGAAATGTCCGTCTCGCAATTTGAAGGATTTAAAAAGATGATTCCACATGTCGAATGGGTGCCGCTTCAAAGTGAGTTTCTAACGATTCGTGCACGCAAATCTAAAGAGGAGCTTTCAGTAATCAAAAAGTCAATACAAGCGTCCGATCAAGCATTCAAGCAATTACTGAAAAATATTCATATTGGAATGACTGAATTAGATGTTCGGAATGAGTTGGAGTATTTGATGCTAAAAGGAGGGCATGAAGGGCCTGCTTTTGGGACAATTGTCGCATTTGGAGAGCGTGCAGCGTTACCACATGCTGTACCCACGACCCGTAAGCTAAAAGAAAATGAATATGTGCTTATTGATTTCGGCATAAATTATGAAGGATATATGTCTGATATGACTAGAACAATAGCTGTAGGTGAAATAGATAACGAATCATCAAAAGTATTCGAGCTAACCTTAAAGGCGCTTGAATCATCCATTAAAGCAGTCAGACCGGGGGTTACCGGCAGCCAGCTTGATGCGATTGCAAGGGATATTTTTGAAGAGGCAGGCTTAGAGAAATATAGTTTGCGTGGGCTCGGACATGGCGTAGGCTTGCAAATACATGAGAGTCCGAGAATCGTACAAAATGGCACGGATATTGTAGAAGAAGGAATGGTATTTACGATCGAACCAGGTATATATATCCCTAATCAAGTAGGCGTAAGAATCGAAGATATTGTATACGTCACCGAAGAAGGATGCGATGTATTAACGACAACACCACGTAGAATCGAACTGGCGATATAA
- a CDS encoding ABC transporter ATP-binding protein, translated as METILKVQNLKTYFYADGKEIPAVDDVSFEIKQGETLGIVGESGSGKSITSLSILSLIPKPPGKIVGGEILFKGENILTYNEKQMRELRGNKISMIFQEPMTSLNPVFTVGNQIMETLVLHQKLSKKQARLKAIEMLQLVGIPLAEKRIDEYPHQLSGGMRQRVMIAMALSCNPELLIADEPTTALDVTTQAQILELMKDLKVKLNMATLLITHDLGVVSESADRVAVMYLGRIVEYADVESFFDEPLHPYSIGLLDSIPSMYEEIDRLSPIPGQVPHPTDLRKGCRFHTRCPHAKELCRQEEPELMAVGDKKVRCWLYDERYQAEEV; from the coding sequence ATGGAAACTATTTTAAAGGTTCAAAACTTGAAGACGTACTTTTACGCAGATGGCAAAGAAATACCTGCGGTAGATGATGTGTCATTTGAGATTAAACAAGGTGAGACACTTGGAATAGTCGGTGAATCAGGGAGTGGCAAAAGTATAACGTCTCTATCTATATTATCTTTAATCCCTAAACCACCTGGGAAAATCGTAGGCGGAGAAATATTGTTCAAAGGGGAAAATATTTTAACCTACAATGAAAAACAAATGAGGGAATTACGTGGCAATAAAATCTCGATGATTTTTCAAGAACCAATGACCTCGTTAAACCCCGTCTTCACGGTAGGAAATCAAATTATGGAAACGTTGGTATTACATCAGAAACTATCAAAAAAACAAGCCAGACTTAAAGCTATTGAAATGCTTCAACTTGTTGGAATTCCGTTGGCTGAAAAAAGGATTGACGAATATCCCCATCAGTTATCAGGAGGGATGAGACAACGTGTCATGATCGCAATGGCCCTCTCTTGTAATCCAGAACTGTTAATTGCAGATGAACCAACAACCGCACTTGATGTGACAACACAAGCACAAATTCTGGAGTTAATGAAAGACTTGAAAGTTAAGTTGAACATGGCAACATTATTAATCACCCATGATTTAGGGGTAGTATCGGAATCAGCTGATCGAGTGGCAGTTATGTATTTAGGGCGAATCGTCGAATACGCGGATGTTGAATCATTCTTTGATGAACCGCTTCATCCCTACTCAATTGGTTTGTTAGATTCGATTCCCAGTATGTATGAAGAAATAGATCGGTTAAGTCCAATTCCTGGGCAAGTGCCTCACCCTACCGATCTTCGCAAAGGTTGTAGATTCCATACAAGATGTCCGCATGCAAAAGAACTTTGTAGACAAGAAGAGCCAGAGTTAATGGCGGTCGGGGACAAAAAAGTTAGATGCTGGTTATATGATGAACGTTATCAGGCAGAGGAGGTGTAA
- a CDS encoding ABC transporter ATP-binding protein produces the protein MKQPLLQVEGLKKWFSVESDKFIGGKKQYVKAVDSIDFTIKKGETLGLVGESGCGKSTAGRALLRLIEATEGKVLLDGVNLYNLNARELKSLRKDMQIVFQDPYASLNPRLKVRQIIEEPMTIHTKLSKKEREVKVKQIMSDVGLNEMYLDRYPHEFSGGQRQRIGIARALAVEPKLIIMDEPVSALDVSVQAQVLNLIQDLQQKYDLTYLFITHNLSVVKHISDNIAVMYLGKIVEYGNKKMFFEKPLHPYSQALISAIPETNRNLRRERILLKGDIPSPMNPPEGCRFHTRCPFAMSICKTQEPQFLEIEENHFAACHLYTEGVKSDEKI, from the coding sequence ATGAAACAACCTTTACTTCAAGTGGAAGGTTTGAAAAAATGGTTCTCAGTTGAAAGCGATAAGTTTATCGGTGGAAAAAAACAATATGTTAAAGCGGTCGATTCTATCGATTTCACAATCAAAAAAGGTGAAACATTAGGCCTGGTTGGTGAATCGGGATGTGGGAAATCAACTGCGGGTAGAGCACTTTTAAGACTCATTGAAGCAACTGAGGGGAAAGTTCTATTGGACGGTGTGAATCTGTATAACTTAAATGCCCGTGAGTTGAAAAGCTTGCGAAAAGATATGCAAATTGTTTTTCAAGATCCATATGCATCTTTGAATCCAAGATTAAAAGTGCGTCAAATCATTGAAGAACCTATGACAATTCATACAAAACTCTCTAAAAAAGAACGGGAAGTTAAAGTGAAACAAATCATGTCTGATGTCGGACTGAATGAAATGTATCTAGATCGTTATCCACATGAGTTTTCCGGTGGGCAACGGCAACGTATAGGTATTGCAAGAGCCCTTGCGGTGGAACCAAAACTGATTATCATGGATGAACCGGTCTCAGCATTGGATGTGTCTGTACAAGCACAAGTCTTAAATCTAATCCAAGATTTACAACAGAAATACGACTTGACCTATTTATTCATCACACATAATTTAAGTGTTGTTAAACATATTTCAGATAATATCGCTGTAATGTATTTGGGGAAAATTGTGGAATACGGCAATAAGAAGATGTTTTTCGAAAAGCCACTTCATCCTTATTCACAAGCATTAATAAGTGCTATACCTGAAACAAATCGTAATCTTCGCAGGGAGAGAATTCTCCTTAAAGGCGATATTCCGAGCCCTATGAACCCACCCGAAGGTTGTCGTTTTCATACAAGGTGTCCATTTGCAATGAGTATTTGTAAGACACAGGAACCGCAATTTTTAGAAATAGAAGAAAATCACTTTGCAGCTTGTCATCTCTACACAGAAGGAGTTAAAAGCGATGAAAAAATATGA
- a CDS encoding NAD(P)/FAD-dependent oxidoreductase codes for MKKYDVIIVGAGIIGCSIAYFLTEKGCTNVLVIDKGGIASDITGICPGGVRQQWGTEINCVMSRESTKFFRSINEHLEPEYEIKFREVGYLYTFHSEHALANYKESVELQNSLGIPTKIISPEQVAEIIPGINTDSFIAASYCETDGFADDAYHVTNSLAEAAKRKGVTFINDEVTSIEMSDGTVTGVHCAKNGLISTEKVVNAAGLGSKRLAEMAGVDLPINFETRRILYTNRIEERILEPLLVSFEKGFAAKQLTDGTLYCSYIGKDLQAPYSMFDFQLKAAEVGMELFPPLDQVEFRTHVDGTYDSTPDHQAILGEVDAVNGYYQAVGMSGHGFMMSPAIGEAVAAVTLGHEPAIDITTLNFRRFEKNELVIEPSVV; via the coding sequence ATGAAAAAATATGATGTTATCATAGTTGGTGCAGGTATTATTGGTTGTTCAATCGCCTATTTTTTAACGGAAAAAGGATGCACAAATGTCTTAGTCATAGACAAAGGCGGAATTGCTTCAGATATTACAGGTATTTGTCCTGGGGGTGTACGTCAGCAATGGGGTACGGAGATTAACTGCGTTATGTCCCGCGAATCAACGAAGTTCTTCCGTTCAATTAACGAACATTTAGAGCCTGAATATGAAATCAAATTCCGAGAAGTTGGATATTTATATACATTCCATTCTGAGCATGCATTGGCTAACTATAAGGAAAGTGTCGAGTTGCAAAACAGTCTTGGAATCCCGACAAAGATTATCTCTCCGGAACAAGTAGCTGAAATTATTCCGGGCATAAATACAGATAGTTTTATTGCAGCATCCTATTGCGAAACGGATGGTTTTGCGGACGATGCCTATCATGTGACGAATAGCCTTGCTGAAGCTGCAAAACGTAAAGGTGTAACGTTTATAAATGATGAAGTAACGTCAATTGAAATGAGTGATGGAACGGTAACAGGAGTTCATTGCGCGAAAAATGGCTTGATCAGCACAGAGAAAGTCGTGAATGCCGCTGGGTTAGGATCGAAAAGATTGGCTGAGATGGCTGGTGTGGATTTGCCGATTAATTTTGAGACTAGAAGAATTCTTTATACAAATCGTATTGAAGAGCGTATTCTGGAACCATTGCTTGTCAGTTTTGAGAAAGGGTTTGCGGCGAAGCAATTGACGGATGGTACGCTGTATTGCAGCTATATCGGAAAAGATCTTCAAGCACCCTATTCAATGTTCGACTTCCAACTAAAAGCAGCAGAAGTCGGTATGGAGTTATTCCCACCCCTGGACCAAGTGGAATTCCGTACACATGTTGACGGTACTTATGATAGCACACCTGATCACCAAGCAATCCTTGGCGAGGTGGATGCTGTAAATGGGTATTATCAAGCTGTTGGAATGAGTGGGCACGGCTTCATGATGTCTCCTGCAATTGGAGAGGCCGTTGCCGCTGTGACTTTAGGCCACGAACCTGCCATTGATATAACGACATTGAACTTCAGACGATTTGAAAAAAATGAATTGGTCATTGAACCAAGTGTTGTGTAA
- a CDS encoding DUF3830 family protein, whose amino-acid sequence MTKIEIEFPDSQIVIRAQLEEVKAPVTTESIKKILSTGPVETVGRHAMYTGKEISVQFSEDRCNGSGLTGDVKENLTCFPQPGDLLFTYMPAYAWGGVPSQIFDIGIFYGKDARTFFPMGWLPGNLFATVVPEDLEKLAELGSKVHLNGQQHLIIREIQKS is encoded by the coding sequence ATGACTAAAATTGAAATAGAGTTTCCCGATTCTCAGATAGTGATTAGAGCTCAATTGGAAGAAGTCAAAGCACCAGTAACAACAGAATCCATTAAAAAGATCTTGTCAACAGGTCCAGTTGAAACGGTTGGCAGGCATGCTATGTATACAGGTAAAGAAATTAGTGTTCAATTCTCTGAAGATCGTTGTAATGGAAGTGGACTAACCGGCGATGTAAAAGAAAATTTGACGTGCTTTCCACAACCAGGTGATTTGCTGTTTACATACATGCCAGCGTATGCTTGGGGAGGAGTGCCTTCCCAGATATTCGATATAGGGATTTTTTACGGAAAAGATGCAAGAACATTTTTCCCTATGGGATGGTTGCCTGGAAATCTATTCGCAACAGTAGTACCTGAAGACCTTGAAAAGCTTGCAGAATTAGGTTCGAAGGTGCACCTGAATGGACAACAACACCTTATCATCAGAGAAATTCAAAAAAGTTAG
- a CDS encoding aminotransferase class V-fold PLP-dependent enzyme — MKNYRNDFPILTTKTMLSSCSQSAMSSQVLHAFKEYENSLLVSGMDWNEWMRVTNLAKEKFATLINCDPSEIAILGSVSDCISSVLNALPLSGREVVTTSMDFPCIGQSILAQQKKKSFELKFIPNQDYIIPIESYEKYVTDNTALTCIPHVSFYNGFKQDLRAVSEIVHRKGSLLFVDAYQSAGAVSIDVKKDNIDILVAGMQKYLLGVPGIAFMYIRKDLAESLEPSTIGWFGQKDIFGFHYDLLEYADSAQRFNTGTPPVINAYIANAALEYILNVGVEAIEAHLTELSEFTFQEAIKRNLQLYSPTSASDRGSATAIYCKDANRMEQLLRNENLILSARKDCIRLAPHFYNTKGDIIKALDAIVKHLPETLA; from the coding sequence ATGAAAAATTACCGTAATGATTTTCCGATTTTAACAACCAAAACAATGTTATCGAGTTGCTCGCAAAGTGCCATGTCTTCCCAAGTACTACATGCGTTTAAAGAGTATGAGAATAGTTTACTGGTTTCAGGAATGGATTGGAATGAATGGATGCGTGTGACAAATTTAGCGAAAGAAAAGTTTGCTACACTCATTAATTGTGATCCCTCTGAAATCGCTATTTTGGGATCCGTTTCTGATTGCATATCCTCTGTTCTGAACGCCTTGCCGTTGTCTGGTAGAGAAGTCGTAACGACCTCTATGGATTTCCCTTGCATCGGGCAGTCTATACTCGCTCAACAAAAGAAGAAAAGCTTCGAACTGAAATTTATCCCTAATCAGGACTATATCATCCCTATTGAATCTTATGAAAAATACGTCACCGATAATACAGCATTAACATGCATACCGCATGTTTCATTTTATAATGGGTTCAAGCAAGACTTAAGAGCTGTTTCAGAGATTGTTCATAGAAAGGGATCCTTACTTTTTGTAGATGCTTATCAATCCGCGGGGGCTGTGTCTATTGACGTAAAAAAAGATAACATCGATATACTTGTTGCAGGGATGCAAAAGTATTTACTTGGGGTTCCAGGAATTGCGTTTATGTACATCCGGAAAGACTTAGCCGAATCACTGGAACCTTCAACAATCGGTTGGTTTGGCCAAAAAGACATTTTCGGATTTCATTATGACTTACTTGAATATGCAGATAGTGCACAAAGGTTTAATACTGGAACACCACCTGTCATAAATGCATACATTGCCAATGCTGCACTAGAATACATTCTCAATGTAGGTGTAGAAGCAATCGAAGCTCATCTAACTGAGCTATCCGAATTCACATTCCAAGAAGCCATTAAACGAAATCTGCAATTATACAGCCCAACTTCAGCAAGCGATAGAGGATCCGCCACAGCAATTTATTGCAAAGATGCAAATCGGATGGAACAATTACTTAGAAATGAAAACTTGATCTTATCAGCTCGGAAAGATTGTATTCGACTCGCACCCCATTTTTATAATACGAAAGGGGACATTATTAAAGCCCTTGACGCTATCGTAAAGCATCTTCCTGAGACATTGGCTTAA
- a CDS encoding Crp/Fnr family transcriptional regulator, with translation MDSHMKELELLNPWFDKLPYQWENLNEFGSIIKFKKNEPIFHQNDYSEYIYLVKKGRVRLYLISPGGEEKALAIVGENGILGECSLSQDSTYSTSAICASDVELRRITRQDFVKFIAREPDFIFQTLDMITKKYRLLATQSLQLSYMKSLPRICALLVQLSQKYSVILDDKKIQLTIQFTQQEMANLLGTTRVTVAKNIKWLEDQQYIHKQGKFYVINDIQELNELANDQLY, from the coding sequence ATGGATAGTCATATGAAAGAGCTAGAGTTATTAAATCCTTGGTTTGATAAACTTCCATATCAATGGGAGAATCTAAACGAGTTCGGGTCTATTATTAAATTCAAGAAAAACGAACCGATATTTCATCAAAATGATTACAGTGAATATATATATCTTGTGAAAAAAGGGCGAGTAAGATTATATCTAATAAGTCCTGGTGGAGAAGAAAAAGCATTAGCCATTGTCGGTGAAAATGGAATACTAGGTGAGTGCTCTCTAAGTCAAGATTCAACTTATTCCACAAGTGCAATATGCGCATCTGACGTCGAATTAAGAAGGATTACGAGACAAGATTTTGTGAAATTTATCGCGCGTGAACCCGATTTCATATTTCAAACACTCGATATGATTACAAAAAAATACCGTCTACTAGCTACACAATCACTTCAGCTCAGTTACATGAAATCTTTGCCACGAATTTGTGCATTACTCGTTCAATTATCACAAAAATATTCAGTAATACTTGATGATAAAAAAATACAGTTAACCATCCAATTCACTCAACAAGAAATGGCAAACTTGCTGGGTACAACGCGTGTAACTGTCGCCAAAAATATAAAGTGGCTTGAAGATCAGCAATATATTCATAAACAGGGGAAGTTTTATGTGATAAATGACATTCAAGAATTAAATGAATTGGCAAATGATCAACTGTATTAA
- a CDS encoding response regulator transcription factor — protein MRVGIVMSHPLMSKGLAAVLSQQENIEIVGEAEHLEEALSNLVVTEPDVVIIDSQLGLRSCFDSIEEAKFKGLNCKFIVLSSTTTIADFERAKALGVAGYMSKRILPEEIVHALAMIQKGRTYYDTTLLEEMMTPKLHYARPNTVESLTPKETEVLMELGKGLSNREIAKTLFITEYTVKKHVSQVLGKLTLTDRTQAALYANAAGLVKYVVN, from the coding sequence ATGAGAGTAGGAATCGTAATGAGTCATCCTTTAATGAGTAAAGGTTTAGCGGCCGTTTTAAGCCAACAAGAAAATATAGAAATTGTTGGAGAAGCGGAGCATCTTGAAGAGGCGCTTTCGAATTTAGTGGTAACAGAGCCTGATGTGGTGATCATCGATAGTCAGTTAGGATTGAGGTCTTGTTTCGATAGTATAGAAGAAGCCAAATTCAAAGGACTCAACTGTAAATTTATCGTACTATCTTCTACAACAACGATCGCGGACTTTGAACGTGCAAAAGCACTCGGTGTGGCAGGCTATATGTCTAAACGCATTTTGCCCGAAGAAATAGTACATGCGTTGGCGATGATTCAGAAAGGGCGAACCTACTATGACACAACTCTATTAGAAGAAATGATGACGCCAAAGCTTCACTACGCTAGACCGAATACGGTTGAATCATTGACACCTAAGGAGACAGAAGTGCTGATGGAACTGGGAAAAGGACTTTCCAATCGTGAAATCGCCAAAACCCTATTTATTACCGAATATACCGTCAAAAAACACGTCAGTCAGGTGTTAGGGAAACTGACTCTGACCGATCGAACACAAGCAGCTCTCTATGCCAATGCAGCAGGATTGGTGAAGTATGTTGTGAATTAA